The DNA segment AAGTGTTTCTTATCAAAATACATTTTCtattaaacatatattatttgTGAAAGTTAGGTTTGACTTAGTGACAAAGAATACTTAAGTCTTAATATCAGAAAAGGTTAAGTGTAGCGTGAGGAATGATCTAGAGAGTACTTGTTGCAGATAAAAGTgacataagaaaaatttggttataataaaaaaatcattagtgAAACCCTTAAAGGTTTGAAGGATAACTTAACATAATCCAATAAATAGGAtaaaccagtataaaatatttgtatttttttactccttctatataactaattattttctatatatcaCTTTTATATCATTACATCCAAGTTTTGTGAACTAATTTTTTAagcacaatatatttttttaacccatTGCATGAAACCATTCATCCATTAATATCTGTTTAATTATTCATCACATTATTCAATTCTCTTCTAATAAGTTTCAAGTACTACCATCACtaatttgtcattcataatattttccTAACAATACTAGGGATATCTAGATGTTATGCCAAGTATAGCTTGACTGACAACTTTCTCTTAACTAAAAATTTACTGAAACCAAAATGTGAAAATAAATCAATacctatattataatttttaattttcatattaaaatgtagagacttgttttatttaatttctctttgcGATACATGATCTTGTCATTATTtggatttttatatattcactaaaaaatattaaattcttactttttattttttcttctcaaattcCAAACTTTaactatttcaattttaattaaaatttccattttctgcaCAAATCTTGTGttgtttaaacttttgaaaatttatatatatttgaatcaaggattattatataaatgaatatatttaaaatgaaatgaacatattttttttgataaatgatTGAAATAATTCTACATGTCTAcagaaaacataataataataacaagtagtattattataaaaaatatactaataataataacaagtagtattattataaaaaatatactaataataataacaagtaataaaaaaaacaaggtcGGCGATTTGGGTCTGGACAGATGTTAACGACTGATATCACATTGTCGCATCCCGAATTGCAAGAGCCCAGTTGTAAACGACACCTCCCGTGTAGTTGTTGCTAACCAAAACGACCCCACGCCCCATCCCCAGTACAAATCAGGTCTCAACCCCTCGCCCCCAATTTCCTGTCGCCTCCCCCTTCTTCGCTCCCACCCTTCGTTGACCTCCTATTCTCCCCTCATCGGAGCTCAAATCTCCGATCCCTTCATCCATATCGCTTCACCGCAACTTTCTCTTCATCCATCGCAAGGTTAGATTCCTCACTCCTCTACTACTTCCATTTCTAGGGTTCCTACTTCAACCCTAGTTCACTCCTAATTTCTCAGAATCACTCCTTCTTCTTCGATGGATCTAATACGCTTGTGTTTGTTTCAGATCTAGTTGAATCTCAACCGCGCTCCTCCGATTCGAAGCTCCACTCACTCAAATCCTCTTCAGGTATCGCGGCTCGTTGATTTTGTTTAGATTTGTTTCCTCGTTCGTTCCGGATTTGTGAGGTTTTGAGATCTGAACCGTTTCCGCGTGTTGTTGTTACAGATCTGGGGGGTTTGATTGCGATTCTCACTCTGCTGCTCGGATTTGTTCGTCTGAGATGTCGATTTTACCGAAAGGCGATTCGGTTCAAATCAGGGAAGTTTGGAACGATAACCTCGAGGAGGAGTTCGCGTTGATCCGTGAAATCGTGGACGAGTATAACTACGTGGCGATGGATACCGAGTTCCCCGGCGTGGTTCTCCGTCCGGTGGGGAATTTCAAGAACATCAACGACTACAACTACCAAACCTTGAAGGACAACGTGGACATGTTGAAGCTGATCCAATTAGGTCTCACTTTCTCCGACGAGAACGGTAACCTCCCTACCTGCGGCACGGAGAGCACCTGCATCTGGCAATTCAACTTCCGCGAGTTCAACATCAGCGAAGACATCTTCGCGAGCGACTCGATCGAGTTGCTGCGCCAGTGCGGGATCGACTTCAAGAAGAACAGCGAGAAAGGGATCGACGTGAACCGGTTCGGGGAGCTCCTCATGTCCTCCGGGATCGTGTTGAACGACGCCGTGCACTGGGTTACCTTCCACAGCGGGTACGATTTCGGGTACCTCCTGAAGCTGTTGACATGCCGGAGCTTGCCGGAGACGCAGGCCGGGTTCTTCGATCTGATCAAGATGTATTTTCCGATGGTGTATGACATCAAGCACCTGATGAAGTTCTGCAACAGCCTCCACGGAGGGTTGAACAAGCTCGCGGAGTTGTTGGAGGTTGAGAGGGTTGGCGTGTGCCATCAGGCTGGGTCTGATAGTTTACTCACTTCTTGTACATTTAGAAAGTTGAGGGATGCGTTCTTCAGTGGCTCCACGGAGAAATATGCTGGTGTCTTGTATGGTTTAGGTGTTGAGAGTGGACAGactaattgaaattgaaatgaaaagaaaaagaaaagaaacgaaAGAAGAAGGATATAATTGGTTGTAGAGTACGTCTTAAGTGTGAGTCTCTCTTTTTACTTTGTGTACACTTCTGCCAAAAGAATGGTTGTTGTTTACTTGTAAcattttcatcatcatcatcatccttgCTTGAACTGTAACTTGAAACCGTAGCTGGTTTTGTTAGCTTGAGTTCTTTGTAAATCATCACCTTCAGTTTAGTgtcttcaaatttcaaataataatttatgatgatTCCTTTAGTTTGCTTTGCTGCTGCAGCTATATTTGTTTCTTGTAATCGTTGCTCAACTTATAACCAATACTACCAACACAGTTTCTCTGAACTCTGAAAATGTTAAGTCCAGTTCTTAGTTCGAATAAGAAGTCTTGTTTCTGTGTCTGTGAATTATGGTTTGTTCTGATTGACTGGGTGCAATGCATAAAGGTCCTTCTTTCAGAATAGGCCAAGGTTTTATTGGCTTTGTTGGGTAAATTGAGTTCTTCTCTAAACGTGGGCGAAGCATTGCACGCGattcataaattgaattttcGAAGACAGCATCAAGATGTGATGGATGGCCTTGGTGCTTCCATTATTTGATTTCTCTCGCTTTTCGAAGACATGGCTACTGTGCATCTGATGATTTCACATTTTCCACTTATGAGAGGTATTGATTACTATTCTGCTTTGGCAATTTAGCAGTCTCACCGCAATGAAGAGATGACACGGGCAGGTTTGGATCGAAGTTGACGTTTCTTGcttgttttcaaattgaatataATAATGTGGTAATGAAATTATTCATTCAATATAcgaaattattatttcttttgggAAAATTAGTTATTTGGTTCCAATAATCTTAcga comes from the Glycine soja cultivar W05 chromosome 6, ASM419377v2, whole genome shotgun sequence genome and includes:
- the LOC114414931 gene encoding probable CCR4-associated factor 1 homolog 7, producing MSILPKGDSVQIREVWNDNLEEEFALIREIVDEYNYVAMDTEFPGVVLRPVGNFKNINDYNYQTLKDNVDMLKLIQLGLTFSDENGNLPTCGTESTCIWQFNFREFNISEDIFASDSIELLRQCGIDFKKNSEKGIDVNRFGELLMSSGIVLNDAVHWVTFHSGYDFGYLLKLLTCRSLPETQAGFFDLIKMYFPMVYDIKHLMKFCNSLHGGLNKLAELLEVERVGVCHQAGSDSLLTSCTFRKLRDAFFSGSTEKYAGVLYGLGVESGQTN